A genome region from Tenebrio molitor chromosome 4, icTenMoli1.1, whole genome shotgun sequence includes the following:
- the LOC138128769 gene encoding zinc finger protein 64-like isoform X1: MANLEYTGIILKYECGRIHDCDGRPYVSRSLFFHQIPSFICETNSLKKYNCKDCDFESDLVIVFNQHIRQHHRKRIDEPKTDVEVKSYICRECSFETYSALVWIKHLDTLCIKTKEDFETVTFGNDAKLRLSRDDVQRFKCDKCNYKTNRRNRLKHHDMMMHTSNEETWFQCEKCAYITKREYNFKRHISRHKSDEEEFKSGLGFRCDKCDFTATHRYKIKRHKLMKHTSDEEALWLQCEQCSYKTKLKHSLKRHMTMHKSDEETKWFYCFNCEYRTRRKGNLRRHMLVKHTALEAVQWLACDKCQYQCKTKGDLKKHVKQHHSDVKSEDDIEWLKCDKCDFKVKQNYRMKNHILIKHATDEEVLWLRCEQCSYKTKLKDSLKRHIIALHKSDEEANWFHCFNCEYRSLKKDNLRRHMLVKHTTPEAVQWFACDKCHFQTKIKYDLYRHAKLRHSDGNIEEDIEWLKCDKCNFKARQRCRLRQHERTKHMPKEEAVWFQCEQCSYKTKWKYSLKCHANLHKPDEEAEWFYCFNCEFRTKMKQSLNNHVLLKHTTSEAVRCFTCDKCQCKFKTKSYLNRHQERLHSSKEVQV; encoded by the coding sequence ATGGCAAATTTGGAATATACAGGGATCATCCTGAAATATGAATGCGGAAGAATTCACGACTGCGACGGACGTCCTTACGTGAGCAGATCGCTTTTTTTTCACCAAATCCCATCATTCATTTGCGAAACAAACTCTCTAAAAAAGTACAACTGCAAAGACTGCGATTTTGAAAGTGATCTTGTGATAGTTTTCAATCAACACATCAGACAACATCACAGAAAGAGGATCGACGAACCGAAAACTGACGTCGAAGTAAAAAGCTACATCTGTCGAGAGTGCTCGTTCGAAACATATTCAGCGTTAGTGTGGATCAAACACTTGGATACTTTGTGTATTAAGACGAAAGAAGATTTCGAGACAGTAACGTTTGGTAACGATGCAAAACTTCGTCTCTCCAGAGATGACGTTCAACGGTTCAAGTGCGATAAATGCAACTATAAGACAAATCGAAGAAACAGATTAAAACATCACGACATGATGATGCACACGTCAAATGAAGAAACGTGGTTTCAATGTGAAAAGTGCGCTTACATAACAAAGCGGGAATACAATTTTAAACGTCACATATCTCGACACAAATCTGATGAAGAAGAGTTCAAATCAGGATTAGGATTCAGATGTGACAAGTGCGACTTCACAGCGACACACAGATACAAAATAAAGCGTCACAAACTGATGAAACATACATCAGATGAAGAAGCGTTGTGGTTGCAGTGCGAACAGTGCtcttacaaaacaaaactgaaacatTCTCTTAAACGTCACATGACTATGCACAAATCCGACGAAGAAACAAAGTGGTTTTACTGCTTCAATTGTGAGTACAGGACTCGGAGGAAAGGAAACCTGAGACGTCATATGTTGGTGAAACACACCGCACTCGAAGCTGTGCAGTGGCTTGCTTGTGACAAGTGTCAGTACCAGTGCAAAACCAAAGGCGACTTGAAAAAACACGTAAAACAGCACCATTCGGACGTAAAGAGCGAAGACGATATCGAATGGTTGAAATGCGACAAATGCGACTTCAAAGTAAAACAAAACTACAGAATGAAGAATCACATACTAATCAAACACGCAACAGACGAAGAAGTGTTGTGGCTGCGGTGCGAACAGTGctcttacaaaacaaaattgaaagaCTCTCTTAAACGTCACATAATTGCTCTGCACAAATCCGACGAAGAAGCCAACTGGTTTCACTGCTTTAATTGTGAGTACAGGTCTCTGAAGAAAGATAATTTGAGACGGCACATGTTGGTGAAACACACCACACCCGAAGCTGTACAGTGGTTTGCTTGTGACAAGTGTCACTTCCAGACCAAAATCAAATACGACTTGTACAGACACGCAAAACTGCGCCATTCGGACGGAAATATCGAAGAGGACATCGAATGGTTGAAATGCGACAAATGCAATTTCAAGGCACGGCAAAGGTGCCGACTGCGGCAACACGAGCGGACCAAGCACATGCCGAAAGAAGAGGCGGTGTGGTTCCAATGTGAGCAGTGCtcctacaaaacaaaatggaaatACAGCCTGAAATGTCACGCGAACCTGCACAAACCCGATGAAGAAGCGGAATGGTTCTACTGCTTCAACTGCGAGTTCAGGACGAAGATGAAGCAGAGTCTGAATAATCATGTGCTGCTCAAGCACACGACCTCGGAAGCCGTGCGATGCTTCACTTGTGACAAGTGCCAGTGCAAATTTAAGACGAAATCTTACCTGAACAGGCACCAAGAACGCTTGCATTCTTCCAAAGAAGTTCAAGTATGA
- the LOC138128770 gene encoding zinc finger protein 64-like — MANLEYTGIILKYECGRIHDCDGRPYVSRSLFFHQIPSFICETNSLKKYNCKDCDFESDLVIVFNQHIRQHHRKRIDEPKTDVEVKSYICRECSFETYSALVWIKHLDTLCFKTKEDFEKVTFSNDAKLRLSRDDVQRFKCDKCNYKTNRRNRLKHHDMMMHTSNEETWFQCEKCAYITKREYNFKRHISRHKSDEEEFKSGLGFRCDKCDFTATHRYKIKRHKLMKHTSDEEALWLQCEQCSYKTKLKHSLKRHMTMHKSDEETKWFYCFNCEYRTRRKGDLRRHMLVKHTALEAVQWLACDKCQYQCKTKGDLKKHVKQHHSDVKSEDDIEWLKCDKCDFKVKQNYRMKNHILIKHATDEEVLWLRCEQCSYKTKLKDSLKRHIIALHKSDEEANWFHCFNCEYRSLKKDNLRRHMLVKHTTPEAVQWFACDKCHFQTKTKYYLYRHAKLRHSDGKIEKDIEWLKCDKCDYKARQRCRLRQHERVKHMPKKKVVWFQCEQCSYKTKWKYSLKCHANLHKPDEEAEWFYCFNCEFRTKMKQSLNNHVLLKHTTSEAVRCFTCDKCQCKFKTKSYLNRHQERLHSSKEVQV, encoded by the coding sequence ATGGCAAATTTGGAATATACAGGGATCATCCTGAAATATGAATGCGGAAGAATTCACGACTGCGACGGACGTCCTTACGTGAGCAGATCGCTTTTTTTTCACCAAATCCCATCATTCATTTGCGAAACAAACTCTCTAAAAAAGTACAACTGCAAAGACTGCGATTTTGAAAGTGATCTTGTGATAGTTTTCAATCAACACATCAGACAACATCACAGAAAGAGGATCGACGAACCGAAAACTGACGTCGAAGTAAAAAGCTACATCTGTCGAGAGTGCTCGTTCGAAACATATTCAGCATTAGTGTGGATCAAACACTTGGATACTTTGTGTTTTAAGACGAAAGAAGATTTCGAGAAAGTAACGTTTAGTAACGATGCAAAACTTCGTCTCTCCAGAGATGACGTTCAACGGTTCAAGTGCGATAAATGCAACTATAAGACAAATCGAAGAAACAGATTAAAACATCACGACATGATGATGCACACGTCAAATGAAGAAACGTGGTTTCAATGTGAAAAGTGCGCTTACATAACAAAGCGGGAATACAATTTTAAACGTCACATATCTCGACACAAATCTGATGAAGAAGAGTTCAAATCAGGATTAGGATTCAGATGTGACAAGTGCGACTTCACAGCGACACACAGATACAAAATAAAGCGTCACAAACTGATGAAACATACATCAGATGAAGAAGCGTTGTGGTTGCAGTGCGAACAGTGCtcttacaaaacaaaactgaaacatTCTCTTAAACGTCACATGACTATGCACAAATCCGACGAAGAAACAAAGTGGTTTTACTGCTTCAATTGTGAGTACAGGACTCGGAGGAAAGGAGACCTGAGACGTCATATGTTGGTGAAACACACCGCACTCGAAGCTGTGCAGTGGCTTGCTTGTGACAAGTGTCAGTACCAGTGCAAAACCAAAGGCGACTTGAAAAAACACGTAAAACAGCACCATTCGGACGTAAAGAGCGAAGACGATATCGAATGGTTGAAATGCGACAAATGCGACTTCAAAGTAAAACAAAACTACAGAATGAAGAATCACATACTAATCAAACACGCAACAGACGAAGAAGTGTTGTGGCTGCGGTGCGAACAGTGCtcttacaaaacaaaactgaaagaTTCTCTTAAACGTCACATAATTGCTCTGCACAAATCCGACGAAGAAGCAAACTGGTTTCACTGCTTTAATTGTGAGTACAGGTCTCTGAAGAAAGATAACTTGAGACGGCACATGTTGGTGAAACACACCACACCCGAAGCCGTGCAGTGGTTTGCTTGTGACAAGTGTCACTTCCAGACCAAAACCAAATACTACTTGTACAGACACGCAAAACTGCGTCATTCGGACGGAAAGATCGAAAAGGACATCGAATGGTTGAAATGCGACAAATGCGACTACAAGGCACGGCAAAGGTGCCGACTGCGGCAACACGAGCGGGTCAAGCACATGCCCAAAAAAAAGGTGGTGTGGTTTCAATGTGAACAGTGCTcctataaaacaaaatggaaatACAGCCTGAAATGTCACGCGAACCTGCACAAACCCGACGAAGAAGCGGAATGGTTCTACTGCTTCAACTGCGAGTTCAGGACGAAGATGAAGCAGAGTCTGAATAATCATGTGCTACTCAAGCACACGACCTCGGAAGCCGTGCGATGCTTCACTTGTGACAAGTGCCAGTGCAAATTTAAGACGAAATCTTACCTGAACAGGCACCAAGAACGCTTGCATTCTTCCAAAGAAGTTCAAGTGTGA